In Hyphomicrobiales bacterium, a single window of DNA contains:
- a CDS encoding ureidoglycolate lyase: MTEFRLSAQPLTAEAFRPFGDVLDTGLVKPRTINQGFANRFNDLCKVDVVAGEGAVNVSIFTANPRPTPIAIKMMERHPLGSQAFIPMQDRPWLVLVCTDPLEINSYRLFAATGRQGVNYSRSAWHHPLLVADPHSHFLVIDRIGPGDNLDEVWLPEKWTVHAFANRT; encoded by the coding sequence ATGACTGAGTTCCGCCTCTCGGCCCAGCCGCTCACGGCGGAGGCCTTCCGCCCCTTTGGCGATGTGCTGGACACCGGACTCGTGAAGCCCCGCACCATCAACCAGGGCTTCGCCAACCGCTTCAACGATCTCTGCAAGGTGGATGTGGTGGCGGGCGAAGGGGCCGTGAATGTGTCGATCTTCACCGCCAATCCGCGGCCCACACCCATTGCCATCAAGATGATGGAACGGCATCCACTCGGCTCGCAGGCCTTCATCCCGATGCAGGACAGGCCGTGGCTGGTGCTCGTCTGCACTGACCCGCTGGAGATCAACAGCTACCGCCTCTTTGCCGCCACGGGGCGGCAGGGTGTCAACTATTCTCGCAGCGCCTGGCATCATCCGCTTCTGGTCGCTGATCCGCACAGCCATTTTCTCGTCATCGACCGCATCGGCCCCGGCGATAACCTCGACGAGGTCTGGCTGCCCGAGAAGTGGACCGTGCACGCGTTTGCAAATCGCACCTGA
- a CDS encoding fumarylacetoacetate hydrolase family protein, translating into MKIADAIRLTEDATRHGTFAGRAWRDGVGPCVVTLRKGRVIDITSRALPTMRDLCEADEPAAAASAAEGTDLGGLADILAATASPAPSPVRLLAPIDLQAIKAAGVTFAVSMLERVIEEKARGNPALADGIRHDITRLIGDDLSKLVPGSDEAMALKHALIAKGAWSQYLEVGIGPDAEIFTKSQVMSAVGFGADVGIHPVSHWNNPEPECVLVVSSKGAIIGATLGNDVNLRDVEGRSALLLGKAKDNNASCALGPFIRLFDASYGLDDVNSMDVALEVQGPDGFHLTGGSSMSRISRPPLKLVAGTIGAHHQYPDGFVLFCGTVFAPTQDRDAPGSGFTHKHGDVVSVSNPHVGALVNTVRSTDACPPWQFGVSHLMRNLAGRGLL; encoded by the coding sequence ATGAAAATCGCAGACGCCATCCGCCTCACTGAAGATGCAACCCGCCATGGCACCTTTGCCGGGCGCGCCTGGCGAGACGGCGTGGGACCCTGTGTCGTCACGCTGCGCAAGGGGCGCGTGATCGACATCACGTCACGGGCACTGCCCACGATGCGCGATTTGTGCGAGGCGGATGAACCCGCTGCCGCGGCATCTGCGGCGGAGGGCACCGATCTCGGCGGGCTGGCAGACATTCTCGCGGCCACGGCTTCGCCAGCGCCTTCGCCGGTGCGCCTGCTCGCGCCCATCGACCTGCAGGCGATCAAGGCGGCGGGTGTCACTTTCGCGGTCTCGATGCTGGAGCGGGTGATCGAGGAGAAGGCGCGCGGCAACCCTGCGCTGGCCGACGGCATCCGCCACGACATCACGCGCCTGATCGGCGATGACCTCTCCAAGCTGGTGCCGGGTTCTGACGAAGCCATGGCATTGAAGCACGCGCTGATCGCCAAGGGGGCGTGGTCGCAATATCTCGAAGTGGGCATCGGCCCCGATGCCGAGATCTTCACCAAGTCACAGGTGATGAGTGCCGTGGGTTTTGGCGCCGACGTTGGCATTCACCCTGTTTCGCACTGGAACAACCCGGAGCCGGAATGCGTGCTGGTGGTGAGCAGCAAGGGCGCCATCATTGGAGCGACCCTGGGCAATGACGTGAATCTGCGCGACGTGGAAGGACGCTCCGCGCTTCTCCTCGGCAAGGCGAAGGACAACAACGCCTCCTGCGCGCTGGGACCGTTCATCCGGCTGTTCGATGCAAGCTACGGCCTCGATGATGTGAACAGCATGGACGTGGCGCTGGAGGTTCAGGGGCCGGACGGCTTCCACCTCACGGGCGGCAGCAGCATGAGCCGCATCAGCCGCCCTCCGCTGAAGCTGGTGGCGGGCACGATCGGGGCGCATCACCAGTATCCGGATGGTTTCGTGCTGTTCTGCGGCACGGTGTTTGCGCCGACGCAGGACCGGGACGCGCCAGGATCAGGCTTCACCCACAAGCATGGCGATGTGGTGAGCGTCTCCAACCCGCATGTGGGCGCACTGGTCAACACGGTGCGGTCCACGGATGCCTGTCCGCCCTGGCAGTTCGGCGTGTCGCACCTCATGCGCAACCTTGCGGGGCGCGGGCTTCTCTAG
- a CDS encoding mandelate racemase/muconate lactonizing enzyme family protein, translating into MKITKLETFCNEFVGFVRATAETGAQGWGQVSTYNADITCEVFHRQVARHALGTEALDFADTLNLIGEREHKYPGSYLRRAMTGLDTALLDLRGKVEGKPVTALLGGTPGRLRAYASSMKRDITPEDEAKRFLRLRDAHGFDAFKWRVGAECGRDKDEWPGRTEAVIPVVSRALGDGVDKLVDGNSCYSPGRAIEVGRMLEQHGIGHFEEPCPYWEFEQTKQVTDALSIDVTGGEQDCEFTAWKSMIDMRAVDVIQPDVMYMGGMLRTMEVARMGAEAGLPCTPHAANLSLVTLCTMHLLRAIPNAGKYLEFSIEEADYYPWQYGLFRNDPYTVENGQVTVTDAPGWGVEVSPAWLDKAAYRASAV; encoded by the coding sequence ATGAAAATTACCAAACTCGAAACTTTCTGCAATGAATTCGTGGGCTTCGTACGGGCGACGGCGGAAACCGGCGCGCAGGGCTGGGGCCAGGTTTCCACCTACAACGCCGACATCACCTGCGAGGTTTTTCACCGCCAGGTTGCCCGCCATGCCCTTGGCACCGAGGCGCTGGATTTCGCCGATACGCTGAACCTGATCGGCGAGCGAGAACACAAATACCCCGGTTCCTATCTGCGCCGGGCCATGACCGGGCTCGACACGGCGCTCCTCGATCTGCGCGGCAAGGTGGAGGGTAAGCCGGTGACGGCGCTGCTCGGTGGAACACCCGGCAGACTCCGGGCCTACGCTTCCTCCATGAAGCGCGACATCACGCCGGAGGATGAAGCCAAACGCTTCCTCAGGCTGCGCGATGCCCATGGCTTCGATGCCTTCAAGTGGCGGGTCGGCGCCGAATGCGGGCGCGACAAGGATGAATGGCCGGGCCGCACGGAGGCTGTCATCCCGGTGGTGTCCAGGGCGCTGGGCGATGGCGTGGACAAGCTGGTGGATGGCAACTCCTGCTACTCGCCCGGCCGCGCCATCGAAGTGGGCCGCATGCTGGAGCAGCATGGCATCGGGCATTTCGAAGAGCCCTGCCCCTATTGGGAATTCGAACAGACGAAGCAGGTGACGGATGCCTTGTCGATCGATGTCACGGGCGGGGAACAGGATTGCGAATTCACGGCATGGAAGTCCATGATCGACATGCGGGCGGTGGACGTGATCCAGCCCGATGTCATGTACATGGGCGGCATGTTGCGCACGATGGAGGTGGCGCGCATGGGCGCGGAGGCGGGCCTGCCCTGCACGCCGCATGCGGCGAACCTCTCGCTGGTGACACTTTGCACCATGCATCTGCTGCGGGCCATTCCCAATGCGGGCAAGTATCTCGAATTTTCCATCGAGGAGGCGGATTATTATCCGTGGCAGTATGGCTTGTTCCGCAATGATCCGTACACGGTGGAAAACGGCCAGGTGACGGTGACGGATGCGCCCGGCTGGGGCGTGGAAGTCAGCCCGGCGTGGCTGGACAAGGCGGCATACCGGGCAAGCGCGGTCTAG
- a CDS encoding aldo/keto reductase, translating into MPVPLVPLINGIPALGLGTYPLTGDQCTETIIMTIGLGYRHIDTAQMYGNEREVGQGIARCGVARDQLFITTKVEPSNLGKARFADSVRRSVEALGGPPDLLLIHWPPPDAEIDGALDRLKEAQAAGHTRRIGVSNFTPRMLRQAVKRLGDVACNQVEFHPLIDQKKLKATADELGLPLVAYSPVARGKPFGHPVVKALAERYGRPPNEIILRWIVQQGVIAIPKTDKRAHAQSNLRIFDFALTADDMAALAALGTSGGRTINGSWMEGRWDD; encoded by the coding sequence GTGCCAGTTCCACTTGTTCCCCTGATCAACGGCATTCCGGCCCTCGGCCTGGGCACCTATCCGCTCACCGGCGACCAGTGCACCGAAACCATCATCATGACCATCGGGCTGGGTTACCGGCATATCGACACGGCCCAGATGTATGGCAATGAGCGCGAGGTGGGTCAGGGCATTGCCCGCTGCGGTGTGGCACGGGACCAGCTCTTCATCACCACCAAGGTGGAACCGTCCAACCTCGGCAAGGCCCGCTTCGCGGATTCCGTCCGGCGGAGCGTGGAGGCCCTTGGCGGGCCGCCCGATCTGCTGCTCATCCACTGGCCGCCGCCCGATGCGGAAATCGATGGCGCGCTCGACCGGTTGAAGGAAGCACAGGCCGCGGGCCATACCCGGCGCATCGGCGTTTCCAACTTCACCCCCCGCATGCTCCGCCAGGCGGTGAAACGGTTGGGCGATGTGGCCTGCAACCAGGTGGAATTCCATCCTCTCATCGACCAGAAAAAGCTCAAGGCCACCGCTGACGAGCTGGGCCTTCCGCTGGTGGCCTACAGCCCCGTGGCGCGCGGCAAGCCCTTCGGCCATCCCGTTGTGAAAGCCCTGGCGGAACGTTACGGCCGCCCGCCCAACGAAATCATCCTGCGCTGGATCGTGCAGCAGGGCGTAATCGCCATCCCCAAGACCGACAAGCGCGCCCATGCGCAATCCAACCTGCGTATCTTCGATTTCGCTTTGACCGCGGACGACATGGCCGCACTCGCAGCACTCGGAACGTCCGGCGGGCGCACGATCAATGGCTCATGGATGGAGGGCCGCTGGGATGACTGA
- a CDS encoding (S)-ureidoglycine aminohydrolase: protein MTKHPTYYAPHGGLPPQTDLLTGRAIFTTAYAVIPKGVMRDIVTSHLPGWDKTRVWIIARPMSGFAETFSQYIMEVSHGGGSSAPEPDPRAEGVLFTVEGSFGLMLNGKVHVMKPGSYAYIPPGATWAVRNEGVEAARFHWIRKRYEPAPGLAAPEAFVVNEQDVAPSVMPDCNGVWSTTRFVDPADLRHDMHVTIVNFEPGGIIPFLETHVMEHGLYVLEGKAVYKLNGDWVEVEAGDFMWLRAFCPQACYAGGPGRFRYLLYKDVNRHARLDVLGG, encoded by the coding sequence ATGACCAAGCACCCGACCTACTACGCCCCGCACGGCGGCCTTCCCCCGCAGACCGATCTCCTCACCGGACGCGCCATCTTCACCACGGCCTACGCCGTGATCCCCAAGGGCGTGATGCGCGACATCGTGACCAGCCATCTGCCCGGCTGGGACAAGACGCGGGTCTGGATCATCGCCCGGCCTATGAGCGGATTCGCCGAGACCTTCTCGCAATACATCATGGAAGTCTCGCACGGTGGCGGCAGCAGCGCGCCGGAACCGGACCCCCGCGCCGAAGGCGTGCTGTTCACCGTCGAAGGCTCATTCGGCCTCATGCTGAACGGCAAGGTGCACGTGATGAAGCCCGGCTCCTACGCCTACATCCCGCCCGGTGCCACATGGGCCGTGCGTAATGAGGGCGTCGAGGCCGCGCGCTTTCACTGGATTCGCAAGCGCTACGAACCCGCACCCGGCCTGGCCGCACCCGAGGCCTTTGTCGTCAACGAGCAGGACGTGGCGCCGAGTGTCATGCCGGACTGCAATGGCGTGTGGTCGACAACGCGCTTTGTCGACCCCGCCGACCTCCGCCACGACATGCACGTCACCATCGTCAACTTCGAGCCCGGCGGCATCATTCCGTTTCTTGAAACCCATGTGATGGAACATGGCCTCTACGTGCTGGAGGGCAAGGCCGTCTACAAGCTGAATGGAGACTGGGTGGAAGTGGAGGCGGGCGACTTCATGTGGCTCCGCGCCTTCTGCCCGCAAGCCTGCTACGCCGGAGGCCCCGGCCGCTTCCGCTACCTCCTCTACAAGGACGTGAACCGCCACGCGCGGCTCGATGTGCTGGGCGGGTGA
- the ispH gene encoding 4-hydroxy-3-methylbut-2-enyl diphosphate reductase: MNKPALKILLAAPRGFCAGVVRAIDIVERALEVYGAPVYVRHEIVHNKFVVDGLKAKGAVFVKELDEIPAGDHPVIFSAHGVPKAIPAEAQRRNMFQLDATCPLVTKVHLEAQRHQQDGCQIILIGHAGHPEVIGTMGQLPEGAVTLIETVEDAEALGVRDPHKLAYITQTTLSVDDTADVIAVLRRRFPEMRGPVKEDICYATTNRQEAVKSIAEQIDMLLVVGAPNSSNSKRLVEVGVKNGCPRALLVQRASELKWDELQGLKTIGLTAGASAPEVLVNEIVDAFRVHYDVTVEKVTLREENVSFKLPRELRESQPAA, from the coding sequence ATGAACAAACCCGCCCTCAAGATCCTGCTGGCAGCGCCGCGCGGCTTTTGCGCTGGCGTGGTGCGCGCTATCGATATTGTCGAGCGGGCCCTCGAAGTTTACGGCGCGCCGGTCTACGTGCGCCATGAGATCGTGCACAACAAGTTCGTGGTGGATGGACTGAAGGCCAAGGGCGCGGTGTTCGTGAAGGAACTGGATGAGATTCCCGCAGGCGATCACCCTGTCATCTTCTCCGCCCACGGCGTGCCCAAGGCCATTCCGGCGGAAGCGCAGCGCCGCAACATGTTCCAGCTCGATGCCACCTGTCCGCTGGTGACCAAGGTGCATCTGGAGGCGCAACGCCACCAGCAGGACGGCTGCCAGATCATCCTCATCGGTCATGCCGGGCATCCCGAAGTGATCGGCACCATGGGCCAGTTGCCGGAGGGCGCGGTGACGCTGATCGAGACGGTGGAGGATGCTGAAGCTCTTGGCGTCCGTGATCCCCACAAGCTCGCCTACATTACCCAGACCACGCTCTCCGTCGACGATACGGCCGACGTGATTGCCGTGCTGCGCCGCCGCTTCCCGGAGATGCGCGGGCCCGTGAAGGAAGACATCTGCTACGCCACCACCAACCGCCAGGAGGCGGTAAAGTCCATCGCCGAACAGATCGACATGCTGCTGGTGGTGGGCGCCCCCAACTCCTCCAATTCCAAACGCCTCGTTGAAGTGGGCGTGAAGAACGGCTGTCCGCGTGCTCTTCTGGTGCAGCGCGCCAGCGAGCTGAAATGGGACGAGCTCCAGGGCCTGAAGACCATCGGCCTCACGGCGGGCGCCTCGGCCCCGGAAGTGCTGGTCAACGAGATCGTCGATGCCTTCCGCGTCCACTATGATGTGACGGTGGAGAAGGTCACGCTGCGCGAGGAGAATGTCTCCTTCAAGCTGCCGCGCGAACTGCGCGAAAGCCAACCCGCCGCATGA
- a CDS encoding acyl-CoA synthetase produces the protein MSAYDHDLDKNAANFQPLTPLSFLERSAAVYPDRIAIIHGQSRTSYRDFYARCRRLGAALAKRGIGKGDSVSVLLANTPAMLECHYGVPMTKGVLNTLNTRLDAPTIAFSLDHAETKILIVDREFSKLAAEALAQCKVKPLVIDYVDPECELEGTRIGTEDYEAVVQSGDPAYPWHWPDDEWDAISLNYTSGTTGNPKGVVYHHRGAALLAQGNVLTATMPKHAVYLWTLPMFHCNGWCFPWSLSVIGGTHVTLRWVRSKAIWAALEEHKVTHLCGAPIVMSTILNAPAEEKRPLTQTVEFFTAAAPPPEAVLKAMAESGFNVTHLYGLTETYGPAVVNDWKSEWDELESGARAAKKARQGVRYHALEDLTVMDPETMERVPADGETMGEVMFRGNVVMKGYLKNPKASAEAFKGGWFHSGDLGVLHADGYIQLKDRSKDIIISGGENISSIEVEDALYKHPAVQAAGVVAKPDAKWGETPCAFVELKPGKTATAEEIIQWCRGHLAHYKVPHYVVFTEIPKTSTGKIQKFKLRELARA, from the coding sequence ATGTCCGCCTACGACCACGACCTCGACAAGAATGCCGCCAATTTCCAGCCGCTGACGCCGCTGTCGTTCCTCGAACGCTCGGCGGCGGTCTATCCGGACCGCATCGCCATCATTCACGGCCAGTCGCGCACCAGCTACCGCGACTTTTACGCCCGCTGCCGCCGCCTGGGTGCTGCACTTGCAAAACGCGGCATCGGCAAGGGCGACTCGGTTTCGGTGCTGCTCGCCAACACGCCCGCCATGCTGGAATGCCACTACGGCGTGCCCATGACGAAGGGTGTGCTCAACACGCTGAACACGCGCCTTGATGCGCCCACCATCGCCTTCTCGCTCGACCATGCGGAAACCAAGATCCTCATCGTCGACAGGGAATTTTCGAAACTTGCTGCGGAGGCGCTGGCACAGTGCAAGGTGAAGCCGCTGGTGATCGACTATGTCGATCCGGAATGCGAGCTTGAAGGAACGCGGATCGGCACGGAGGACTATGAGGCCGTCGTGCAATCGGGTGATCCCGCCTATCCGTGGCATTGGCCGGATGACGAGTGGGATGCGATCTCGCTCAACTATACGTCCGGCACCACCGGCAATCCCAAGGGCGTTGTCTATCACCATCGGGGTGCAGCGCTGCTGGCGCAGGGCAACGTGCTCACCGCCACCATGCCGAAACATGCCGTCTACCTGTGGACGCTGCCCATGTTCCACTGCAACGGCTGGTGCTTCCCGTGGTCGCTCTCCGTGATCGGCGGCACCCATGTGACCTTGCGCTGGGTGCGCTCGAAGGCGATCTGGGCGGCGCTGGAGGAACACAAGGTCACGCATCTTTGCGGGGCGCCCATCGTGATGTCGACGATCCTCAATGCGCCTGCCGAGGAAAAGCGCCCGCTGACGCAGACCGTCGAATTCTTCACCGCCGCGGCGCCGCCGCCCGAGGCCGTGTTGAAGGCCATGGCAGAGTCGGGCTTCAACGTCACCCATCTCTACGGCCTCACGGAGACCTATGGGCCCGCCGTGGTGAACGACTGGAAATCCGAATGGGACGAACTTGAAAGCGGTGCACGCGCCGCCAAGAAAGCGCGCCAGGGTGTGCGCTATCATGCCTTGGAAGACCTGACAGTGATGGACCCCGAGACCATGGAACGCGTGCCCGCCGACGGCGAAACCATGGGCGAGGTGATGTTCCGCGGCAACGTGGTGATGAAGGGCTACCTCAAGAATCCGAAGGCCTCGGCGGAGGCCTTCAAGGGCGGATGGTTCCACTCGGGCGATCTCGGCGTGCTGCATGCCGACGGCTACATCCAGCTCAAGGACCGTTCCAAGGACATCATCATCTCGGGCGGCGAGAACATTTCATCGATCGAGGTGGAGGATGCCCTCTACAAGCATCCCGCCGTGCAGGCGGCGGGTGTGGTGGCGAAACCCGATGCGAAATGGGGCGAAACGCCGTGCGCCTTCGTGGAACTGAAGCCCGGAAAGACCGCCACGGCGGAGGAAATCATCCAGTGGTGCCGCGGCCACCTCGCCCATTACAAGGTGCCGCACTACGTGGTCTTTACGGAAATCCCCAAGACGAGCACCGGCAAGATCCAGAAGTTCAAGCTGCGGGAACTGGCGCGGGCCTAG
- a CDS encoding DUF2384 domain-containing protein: protein MTMHAAIPAGLGYAEIAKGISARLVVRRVKDGELSWADVYRVVPERTFKRRLAEGEALKTAEADAIARLLRVSELAQWAFRDKAKARLFLDTPNPALGRHIPWDMAQTDAGARDVEALLVRFVHGVPG from the coding sequence ATGACCATGCATGCCGCCATTCCCGCCGGACTGGGATACGCCGAGATTGCCAAGGGCATTTCGGCAAGGCTGGTCGTGCGCCGGGTGAAAGATGGTGAGCTTTCCTGGGCAGACGTCTATCGCGTGGTGCCGGAGCGGACCTTCAAGCGCCGGCTGGCGGAGGGGGAGGCACTGAAGACGGCGGAGGCCGACGCCATTGCCCGCCTGTTGCGCGTGAGCGAACTGGCGCAGTGGGCATTTCGGGACAAGGCGAAGGCGCGGCTGTTTCTTGATACGCCCAACCCCGCGCTTGGCCGGCACATCCCCTGGGACATGGCGCAGACGGATGCCGGTGCGCGCGACGTGGAAGCGCTGCTCGTGCGTTTCGTGCATGGCGTTCCGGGCTGA
- a CDS encoding RES family NAD+ phosphorylase yields MIVWRLADPRYARDLSGEGSRLMGGRWNAPGHAVLYVSSHLSLAVLETLAHLPAVLRDVLPPRVAVEIELPDDVSMASVDVLPRKMSGERLLKWCRTAGEKWLTQGSSPVLRVPSILVPQEHNYVVNVTARDMGRVRILSAKPFAIDGRLLR; encoded by the coding sequence ATGATCGTCTGGCGGCTGGCCGATCCGCGTTATGCCCGTGATCTTTCCGGCGAGGGAAGCCGCCTGATGGGCGGGCGCTGGAATGCGCCGGGCCATGCGGTGCTTTACGTTTCCAGTCACCTGTCGCTGGCGGTGCTTGAAACATTGGCGCATCTGCCTGCCGTGCTGCGGGATGTGCTGCCGCCCCGCGTGGCGGTGGAAATCGAACTGCCGGATGACGTGTCCATGGCCAGTGTCGATGTGCTGCCGCGCAAGATGAGCGGCGAGCGCCTGTTGAAATGGTGCCGGACGGCCGGAGAGAAATGGCTGACGCAGGGATCCAGCCCCGTGTTGCGCGTGCCTTCGATCCTTGTGCCGCAGGAGCACAACTATGTGGTGAACGTCACGGCGCGCGACATGGGCCGTGTGCGCATCCTGAGTGCCAAACCGTTTGCCATCGATGGCCGGTTGCTGCGCTAG
- the rnhA gene encoding ribonuclease HI — MSKGKVVIHTDGACSGNPGPGGWGAILDYNGTRKELFGGEPDTTNNRMELKAAIEALNALKRACAVEMHVDSNYVKDGITKWIFGWKKNGWKTADKKPVKNVELWQALDEAIKRHEISWHWVKGHDGNPDNERADELARQGIAEVRGR; from the coding sequence ATGAGCAAGGGCAAGGTCGTCATCCACACGGATGGAGCCTGTTCAGGCAATCCGGGCCCCGGCGGCTGGGGTGCCATCCTTGACTACAACGGCACACGCAAGGAACTCTTCGGCGGCGAACCCGATACCACCAACAACCGGATGGAACTGAAGGCGGCGATCGAAGCCCTCAATGCGTTGAAGCGCGCTTGTGCGGTGGAGATGCACGTTGATTCCAACTACGTGAAGGACGGCATCACCAAGTGGATCTTCGGCTGGAAAAAGAACGGCTGGAAGACGGCGGACAAGAAGCCGGTGAAAAACGTGGAACTCTGGCAGGCCCTCGATGAAGCGATCAAGCGTCACGAAATCTCCTGGCACTGGGTAAAGGGCCACGACGGCAACCCCGACAACGAACGCGCCGACGAACTGGCCCGGCAGGGCATCGCCGAGGTGCGGGGAAGATAG
- a CDS encoding acetolactate synthase large subunit, producing the protein MSSQPKLNGAESLVHTLISNEIGVCFANPGTSEMHFVAALDRIPGLRCIPGMQENVVTGMADGYGRIAQVPAATLLHCGPGLSNGLANLHNARKARSPVVNIVGDQATYHTQYQPPLAMDTQKVAETASDWVRVSSRTDSLGRDAAEAVRAARSSPGQIATLVVPSDISWSDGGVAAGRLPPAPARPFDMAKLRAASIILKEKKNVLLLLGDRALAHLPQQHAARIQAKTGCRVMAESINGLQARGHGRLPLERVPYPAAMAIETLKDVEHIICVGSRAPVGFFAYPGVPSHHAPAGATVTVLAQPGQDMVEALDALAQDIGAPRTAVFDSGRRPEVPKGIPSSEGFGQLLGAVLPEQSIVVDEAITFGTHMFPGSTAAHPHDWMMVTGGAIGYGMPAATGAAVAGNERRVLNIQADGSAMYTIQSLWTQAREKLPVTTVIINNRKYQILIGEYAGVGANPGPTAMNMLDLGNPDTDFVRIANGLGVEAARATTLEDCARLMQQSFLTPGPFLIDLIV; encoded by the coding sequence ATGTCATCACAGCCCAAGCTCAATGGGGCGGAAAGCCTCGTCCACACGCTGATCTCCAACGAGATCGGGGTGTGCTTCGCCAACCCCGGCACCAGCGAAATGCATTTCGTCGCCGCCCTCGACCGCATTCCGGGGCTGCGCTGCATCCCCGGCATGCAGGAGAATGTCGTGACCGGCATGGCCGACGGCTACGGCCGAATTGCGCAGGTGCCCGCCGCCACCCTGCTGCATTGCGGACCGGGACTGAGCAACGGACTCGCGAACCTGCACAACGCCCGCAAGGCGCGGTCCCCGGTGGTCAACATCGTGGGTGACCAGGCGACCTATCACACGCAGTATCAGCCGCCCCTCGCGATGGACACGCAAAAGGTGGCGGAGACAGCCTCGGACTGGGTGCGCGTGTCGTCGCGGACCGACAGCCTGGGCCGCGACGCCGCAGAGGCGGTGCGGGCGGCGCGCAGTTCGCCCGGCCAGATCGCCACGCTGGTGGTGCCGTCGGACATTTCGTGGAGCGATGGTGGCGTGGCGGCGGGGCGGCTTCCGCCTGCACCGGCGCGGCCCTTCGACATGGCGAAGCTCAGGGCTGCTTCCATCATCCTCAAGGAAAAGAAGAACGTGCTGCTGCTGCTCGGCGACCGGGCGCTGGCGCACCTGCCGCAACAGCATGCCGCGCGCATCCAGGCCAAGACCGGGTGCCGCGTGATGGCGGAATCGATCAACGGGCTCCAGGCGCGCGGCCACGGCCGCCTGCCTCTCGAGCGCGTGCCCTACCCTGCCGCCATGGCCATTGAAACTCTGAAGGACGTGGAGCACATCATCTGCGTGGGCTCGCGCGCGCCGGTCGGGTTCTTTGCCTATCCGGGCGTGCCCAGCCATCATGCGCCAGCCGGCGCAACCGTCACCGTTCTTGCCCAGCCAGGGCAGGACATGGTGGAGGCGCTGGATGCGCTGGCGCAGGACATCGGCGCGCCGCGCACGGCCGTGTTCGACTCCGGGCGCAGGCCCGAGGTGCCGAAGGGCATCCCGTCGTCGGAAGGCTTCGGCCAGTTGCTGGGTGCCGTGCTGCCGGAGCAGTCGATCGTCGTTGACGAGGCCATCACCTTCGGCACGCACATGTTTCCGGGTTCGACCGCGGCCCATCCCCATGACTGGATGATGGTGACGGGCGGGGCCATCGGCTATGGCATGCCGGCGGCAACGGGTGCTGCCGTCGCGGGCAATGAGCGCCGCGTCCTCAACATCCAGGCCGACGGCTCGGCCATGTACACGATCCAGTCCCTGTGGACGCAGGCGCGCGAAAAGCTGCCCGTCACCACCGTCATCATCAACAACCGCAAATACCAGATCCTGATCGGCGAATATGCCGGCGTGGGCGCCAATCCAGGCCCCACCGCCATGAACATGCTCGACCTCGGCAACCCGGACACGGATTTCGTCAGGATCGCCAACGGCCTCGGTGTCGAGGCGGCGCGGGCGACGACGCTGGAAGATTGCGCGCGGCTGATGCAGCAGTCGTTCCTCACGCCTGGGCCTTTCCTCATCGACCTCATTGTGTGA